ttaattttaagtaatgctgTACTtgttcaaaatacaacatagcACTAAATTTGGATCACCATGTGAGTAATTTTCTAATCAGAAGTTTTACCTATGATGATGATAGGCTCTCGGGCCTATGAAGCATATGGTGAAAAAAGCGAAAGCAAATGTGGGTAAAGACCAAGTGGCAACAGCGTAGCCCAGCCACTCTACAATTTCCCCGAAATAATTTGCTCCAGACACATACTGAAACAAGCCaccttaaaaacaaacatataaATTATTCCAGCTTTTATTCATTGAAGTTAATTGTAGTTGGCTCACACAAACTGGGATAAAGTGAACAACAGGAGTTCAAAAGATCTTAAAATCTACATACCAGTAGGAATTTTGTAGGAAATTTCTCCAGGTTTTCTTAAGTTGCAAAGAATGTGGTCACTGTGAATATTGATCGCCATTCCTATAAAAAGTATCATCAAACCTAGAAAAAAACATTagatatttacttttaacatttaaaacaattgaAGGGTATAATCAAAATTtagaaaaactaaaatattatCATTTTTATCTAATTTATTGCCAAATGTAGAATACATTTATCTGTATTGAAAAACTTGACTGAAATGTGTAtgctttgtagacaaaaatagaATTGTgccaacatatttttttcattagattttataatttttttattaaattaattagtTTTTTATAGAAATAGATGACTGTGAAGTAATCAAGAAAACGGCCATTATGGACTGGaattttttctgtatttaaaaACCTTTCCAAGATGAGACGTCAAGAAGCTGCTTTATAAAATGCTAAAAGTGCCGTTTTGTAAATTCTAGGCAAATGTTTGCTACTTTGAAGCTACTAACATAGTTTTGCATGCAGTCACAACATACTTCATatagttacatttgtgttattacacagttttaattattttgttagtagtcaaaaatgtgaaaaaatgttTCAAAACTTGTTAGTGTACTTACATCTATAAAgtatttattaacaaaataattaacacatacatcaaaacatattttaatgtctATCATGTTTTCAGAGAACTTTATTAAAATGCACtgtgaaaaaatattatttgttatgttattatgttactttaactttaaGTTAACTTGTCATGTCTTTAAGTTAACATTAACATGAGTAGATTGAATTGACTTGTATAACCATTTTTACATAGCCTTTTTTTACTGTGTGTTGACAAAAATAAATCagttaaatttacttaaatctATCTAAATCCATTGATTACTGTACATGCAATCACCAATATTAACCCTAGTAGGGCCGCTTTAAAAAATGGTGCCATAAATTAAGAGTATATCCACTTCTCCAGGCGCCACTACACCACTGCTAACagacacttaaaaataaagggccctattttaacgatctgaaacgcaagtccgaagcgcaaagcgcaagtgactttgtgggcggatcttgggcgctgttgctattttcccggcgggagaaataactcttgcgccaggcgcaaaacaataaggggttggtctgaagtaggttcattattcataggtgtggtttgggcgtaacgtcaaataaaccaatcagaacgctatccaacattccctttaaaggcaagggcgcaagttccatggcgggttgctattattatgacggatttaccaggcgcacgccaggagcggttcacagccgaggagaccgacgttcttgtaagagcagtcaaagacagagaagttgttttgtatggggataggagaaacccgcccaaatcagcgtcggttaaacaggcgtgagaggccACAATtttctcatcagctggcattcccatcgttgcgccaagcgctacaattatgtcaggagacgggggaatcccaagcttgccagcataaatcgggcacgccgtgtaacgggaggtggatctgcctctacacaggacctgacgccagcagaggacatcgctgcgtccaccctcaccgctgaaattGTTGAAGGGTTTGCGGGCTTTGAattcggacccaagaaacgcaagcaaggtccaaccccaaagtacacttacaaatcaagttcatatacattaaggtttcttatgaaaacatttaaattattatttacataaaataaacgtaatacagccacacaacaaacttatgaaaatattttaatcgttatttgcatgagaattttttaacgcagccacacaataaataaaaactatcaccacaatgcgcACCACAATGagttcccttatctcatgtgttaacattttttattgtaacaatttatgatttgcaaaaataactgttgcatctgtgtagattagaaaagcaaagtgtgtgcgcgttgtgcattatggtcaagcatgcgcccttaaaatagcataatgaacaacgcgcaacaccactgactttagactattttttttggtcagtggcgcaactgttttttgaaactgcaaaatagcatcagggatggtttgcgccttaacacgcctccttttttgcgctgaaccacccagggagcgcaagttcattccctgtggagggaaaaacccgctgtgcgccggtgcaaaatacaaatgatacatgcgtcagtgacaaagtcaattgcgctgggtgcaagatagggcccaaaatgtattattaaaaatactttCAGCAGTCTTCTGTAAACACTTAACTTGTCTGTAAATAACCCCCTATTTATTTTTTGTCCAGCAGTCTTAGTCTTTGTATTATGTTGCTTTTAGAATTTTCAGTGATATCTGCAGTTATTGTTATACAGTTTACATATGGCAAATTGCTTTGACAAGTTTTTCATTCCTCCTTGGATAAAAGTATCTGCTAAGTGACTAAATGTGAAATTTAAAAGGCACTCAATTTCAAAACAGTCCACAGTATAACAACAGTCGCTGTGAAATAGTAATTTGTTAGTAATCAATTTTTACCAGCTATGAAATGACCATCAGAGAGCCAACCGTCTTGATATTTAGCACAGTGCAACAGATAGTGTGCCTGCAAGAAGCCATTAATAGAACAAAACACGATTCCTGACAGCATGATGCTGAACGGATATGGCCGTCCTTTTGTCCGCAGAGGGTAGATGCAGCTCCTGCAAACCAAAATGTACATACATAAAATCTCATATGTGCTCTATATATTATGGATACATTTGTAGCTCATCAGTTACAAATGTCAGTACAGTATATTGTGAATAGTGAGAATTAAATGTTAttgtacactcttagaaaggatgtattaattttttacacatctttttgtgttaagcttttaacacattatgtgtaattttaacacattatgtgtcattttgtgttgattttgtgttaaaataaaacacaagttgtgttaaaagtaacacaaaatgtgttgtttcaataataacacagagttgagtggattctgggacaacgcatttagtgtgttgtcccaaaaTCAACAGTGtcccattttaaaatgttattatattAGAAACACTTCAATCtaatatattatacaaaaaaaaaaatacttttggtGTAGTAAAATATATTGGATTAACACTTATAATTTCTACAtagtaatattaacatttattgagaactagatttttctaagtaaaatgacaataaatacACAATGAATTAATGTACAAattgaactgtgtgggaatagtaatacatattatatattttcttgtattatttaactgttttatagtcagtgcacaaataattttaatcaaaaactttagcgTGTTCAAGTCAAAAATCTGAGTTCATTTAACTTATTTAACTTAAAGcatataaaatccattaaactaaaacattcaaataaaatgaacttaaatttatttgcacatgttgtaaggaatacccacgatcctttgcgcctgaatatttcgattttttaaaagctttttcacagaataagaactgataagaactttaactacttaaagaCGGGAtgtgtgatttttgaaaaacactttggaaaagggagtcgggccaactaccaaaacccacttgtagccaatcagcaggaAGGGGCATATCTAACTAACCAACATTGTTGTCTCGGTTGCGTGTGTGTGGGGCGGGTAAATCAAAAGAAgctccagattctattggggtaggggcgtgtttgtttaggtgatttcaaatgtcaactttggctttcagaaatcatggaccccgcctttaaatatttgttaaaaaatgttatgaaggtttaagctcttatattattgatgttgtgtTGTTGTAAATGATCATTTTGTGAATTCACCGTTCAGGaacactttaaaaatggctggattatttttgacccataatgggtaaatattggacagaacatatgctgggtcaaaaatgacccagtgttgggttgatgttatgcaaccatggggtataatatcccagaagttgggttaaaacaacccagcattttgtcgattttaacccagcagtgtgttctgtccaatatttacccattatggtaaaaataacacagccaTTTAATCAGTGAACCCTGAACGCTGTTCAGaactttttttgtatttctctccacagtgctgacAATGGAGAGTTTTGTGTGCgttttgtgtgcgtttctggaGAAACAAGTTTATTAAATTACTGACTtatagtcagtcatgaattttgtgttataatgccataaCACTAAGAGTAACTATGTCCGTAGaactatgttaaagaaaatatcaaaTAGTAAATACAATCTACCATACAACAgtaaataagatttatttaatatttttaggacAGCAATGTTTCAATATTCAACAAAAGTATAATAAACTTTacctaaaatattaaaataaatctaacttttaaaataaaaataattaagtgacatttacttaattatttatcaaatccATTAAACTGTTTTTTTCATGCATTATATACATTGTATGTAATTTTAGTAAGTAactttaaaaaagcagtaaattttactttaaaaagttcgtgcaaattgttatgaggattttttaaagtaaattttacaagtatAATTCTACACTATATTAATCTgtctacagcagtggttctcaaactggggtccggggcccccaggggggccacgagatggtgccagggggtccccagttttatgacattttataaaatacattactttatcaTGAAGTCGGGGAAATAAAtccaaaaaaaataaggcagcacaactttgtaaaaagtaatgtgttgtttaaatataatgtgaagttttagaactgttttttgtcacaaattttctttggggggggggcgcgaaaaaatgcaccatacacaaaggGAGCTGCAAGctgaaaaagtttaagaaccactggtctacaaTATTGTGCACAATTGTGACAATTGTTCCtggttgcacttaaatttttaactttaatcaacttgaatttatttCAACTTTCGTGATTAGTGAGGAGTTGCTTTAAATTATATAGTTAGAttagcttttttattttattttgatcatttatagcaactcctcactagtcaagaaagtttaaattaattgtaaattcaagttgattaaacttaaaaatgtacactgtaaaaaattctttgtcgccttacatttttttgttgaatcaactcagatttacaaatcactttatctttttattatttatcttgaaaaGATATGCGTTggtacaacttataaaatgaagttgacatatttcataattagaaaataattgaaaaatataagttataacaactcatctcaagacaaataaaagtaagttaaaatgacttgcttcaacaacaacaacaacaaaaattaaggcagcaaagatttttttacagtgtacctgcTCACAAACCATCGTATTCTGTCAATCTCACACCTCACCTgaattaaacatgttattttctTAATCTTTGACGCGTTCACTGCAATAATTACGCGGATCAAACTCGCCCACATTTGAACAAGCCTCTGCAGTTCTGTCTTAGGTTACGGTCAACAGAGCATAAATGCCTCCAAAATCAGCAATCTAGAACATTCCTCCCGGTGCTTTTACATCTTTTGTGTTTGGATTAAGATATTTATACCTGATTTGTTCCGGGTAAGCCAAATAACATCCAGGATTGGTGAAATGGCATACCTTGGTTTCAGTGCATACCAGCTACACAATTCAAGGGTATAGCAAAAAGACAGCAGGAACGTAATTTGGTGATCCATGAATAGCCCATCATAATAGcttttattttatacaaatgATCACTCACTTATATTTAGTGTAATAGTGAGTATTGTACATCATAAATTCCTTTTGCATCCATCTCCCACGCTTACCTATTGAAGTAGTGCAGGCAGAAGATCCAGAGCATCAGTTGCTCCTTATAGCCCTGATTCCCATCTGTGATCAGCAACAAAAGTAGCGGCCCCAAAAGAGCAGGTATCTCCTGGAGGAACCAGGCTAGCCTCGCGGGCACCATCACAGAGTCGGTAGAAGCATCGACGTAGCGGCCGTAGGCTGCATGAGACTTCAGGAGACAAACAAAGTGAATAACCCCACCTAGTATCATCCCCAAACTCAGGCCCTGCACCAGAAGCTCTAGACACTGCATTGAGGTTCAATTCCAGACCAGAGTGTACCGTTGGAGCTCCCTTTTTAACCCCTCAACAGAGTTCTGCAAGCATACCGAATCAGAACAGCTCCTCCCCAAAATCTCAAAGCTGACTCCTAACCATGCTACAGCATGCATCCTGATGAAATGTTATGAAAGAGATTTCAGATCATTTACAAATGCGTTTCAGAAATGCACTTGTGATGAGCTTTAAGATATGTGTTGTTATATAACAAAATTGTCCAACAAACGTGTTTTATTGCTTATTTTGGAGATTTCTTGAGTGTTTATGTCCAGCAAGAAGAGCCATGTTGTACATGGCATACAatcctaaaaataaaggttcctaaAAGGTTCCTTTAACATACAGTTTTTAtagaaagttaagaaaatgttttacatATAAAAAGGTCAGACAGAAATAAATCTTTTGAAGACCTGCTAAGAAAAATCATTTTATGTaggtttatttttaagagtgcatgcatttttttgtgtttggaCGCATTGTATGGAGGGTTTagtctgttttttgttataggGCAGTGTTTATCTAGAACACTGAGTTAAGTGTTTATGTCTTTGCAAAGTAAATGTTTGCAGAAATAAAAGCACAAAATGTTGCAAACAATAAATTCCTAAAGTAAGAGACTCCATACGAGTGCCACTGCCATTACATTTCCGTTAAGCAAATGCACGTGTACcggtctgtgaaatccaggctaaagtctcaatctaatcaggagatttggagcatcaaagatGGATTTCAGTCAATGACTTTAATTTGAATCTTTATCATGATCTTAGtcaatatatcaaggttatattttcacataatgcTCTTTACATAATATGATAATttgctgtagaaaacagtaaGATCACAGTTTTAGCCTTCTTTATTTTCCCTAAACAATTTGGCGTGTTCTTTCGTTCAAGTTCAGACaatttctgtgaaaatatatttttagatcAAACACCCCCGAGGTTGTTAGCACATGATTTTGTTAGCTTTCAGAAAAACGTGTGAACCCCTGAATGTTCACAACAGGTCATTTCCTGTAATTAAAGAGAGCACCCACTGAGAACAGGCCTGGGCTCGGGAATGATTTGAATGTAGGAAACTCTTGTCAAACAGCAGGACGCCCGCCTAAGCATTTCCCCTCACACCGTTATCCATATTACCAATAACCTTTGAGTGTTTTTTGGTCACTAATATGAAGCAGTCACTCAATAAACGTTATTTAAACAACAGGAAGCACAACAAATCTAAATCCCTAAAATTATGTTTAAATTTTAATGGTATATTTTTTACAGCCTGACTACTGGCAAACTGATTTCAATTAAAAAATGAACAGTAAACACGAAGCCATTAATCTTGATGGACATTGATTGACAAGTCCATTAGTCGTGTTCAGCTAGGCTATACTTTTCTTTTACATAGACTAAGAAAAAATGCAGCA
This Misgurnus anguillicaudatus chromosome 11, ASM2758022v2, whole genome shotgun sequence DNA region includes the following protein-coding sequences:
- the srd5a2b gene encoding 3-oxo-5-alpha-steroid 4-dehydrogenase 2b, which translates into the protein MQCLELLVQGLSLGMILGGVIHFVCLLKSHAAYGRYVDASTDSVMVPARLAWFLQEIPALLGPLLLLLITDGNQGYKEQLMLWIFCLHYFNRSCIYPLRTKGRPYPFSIMLSGIVFCSINGFLQAHYLLHCAKYQDGWLSDGHFIAGLMILFIGMAINIHSDHILCNLRKPGEISYKIPTGGLFQYVSGANYFGEIVEWLGYAVATWSLPTFAFAFFTICFIGPRAYHHHRFYMEKFKDFPRSRRSLIPFIF